Genomic DNA from Vibrio tubiashii ATCC 19109:
TATTAGATCCGTGTCACACTAGCCGTAATATCGCTATAGTTCCGAAAGAATAAAGAAAAAAAGATCATAAATAAAGAAAAAATTATTGCTTTTAAATAACTGATCTTTTTGATTAATCTGATCTTAATTGATTATATGATCTATTGATCCGAGCGTTACCAGGCTTGTAAGTGCATGTAGATAAAAGGATTTTTTTTTAACGCTTGGAAAGCATGATCATGAAAACCCCGAAAGCATGATCAATAAGTCTTTGAAAGCATGATCAAATATTACTAGAACGATGATCATCATTGATTCGAATCTATGATCAACGTGTCTATGAAAGCATGATCATCAGCCCTACACACTTTATCCACAAGACGAAGGATAACTGTTTGGGATGGACGGTGAAAGCTTGTCTTTTTCCTGTTCTCGTTTGCGAAAGAATGATCAAGGAAGAGGATGTAATTGCGGATATTGATTACTCTCTGAACAATATCTTTAGTTGAACGACAAGTTGCCTATTTTGTTGTGCCTTATTCGCTAGTCTTTATTGTTCCGAAAGCATGATCAAGTAAATGACATCGTTCCTGCATTGATTAAGCTGTCATTCAACAATTCGTTCTCTTAATGCCTTATCGGCTCTTATCTCTTAGTCCATCTGCATTCGTCCGTAATTCGATGGTATTTTTTCATGCTTCCGGTAGATAGTGTTACTTGATCATTGTTCCGATCTTTGATCATTTGTTTAGGATCTAGAATCCCTTTGTTTCTGAGCTGAAAATTCCTTGATCATCGTTCCCTAAACATCAAAACTTGCCGAAAGCATGATCACCATGCCTTCCTTGATCATTGTTCCAATAAAGTTCTAGCGCGGTGTATTTCTAGCATGAACGAGTTTGGCTACTTGGTTGGAGGCTTTTTCATTTTGCTGCGCGACTTAAGTCAAAATTGCACCAACCGTAAAATAGAGCTAATTCTTAATCGTTCCGGAGAGGTAGCTGATTAGATGCATTTACTATTATTTTTACATTGTAAATAAGTGATGCTGTAACACTTTTATTGTTGTCAGACTTTAAGGTTGTTATAAAGAACTTTTTAACAATGATTTGACCTGTTTTTGCTCTTTGACTTTAAAATACATGTCGTATTTCTATTTAATGTGATTAATATCTATAATTGCATGTTCACCTTTTTATTGTGTGTTGTGCAAAGTGCTGTACAATAATCATCAGGTCACTACTAACGGAATTTGGCAAATGAAACGAGAACATACGATTGAGAGTCTCATTCAGCTAGCAGAAAAAACAGCTCAGGTTCAAGCTGATCGTATCGAAATAGTTTTGGAAGAACGCAGCGATGAGCATTTTCCTCCAATGTCGAAAGCGTTGATGGAAACGCGTTCAGGCTTAACTCGACGTAAATTGGATGATGCAATTAGCAAGCTTGAAGAGTCTGGCCACCAATTCACTAAGAATAATGCCAACCATTATTCAATCTCTTTGCAAGAAGCGCATATGTTGATGGATGCGGCGGGCATCCCTAAGTTTCATGAACGTAAGAAGAATGGTGACAATAAGCCATGGATCATCAACGTACAAAACCAAAAGGGTGGTACAGGTAAGTCGATGACAGCGGTACACCTTGCGGCTTGCTTAGCGCTGAATTTAGATAAGCGTTACCGTATTTGTCTTATCGATTTAGATCCTCAAGGGTCACTACGTCTATTCTTAAACCCACAAATTAGTCTGACCGACCACGACAACATCTATTCAGCCGTTGATATCATGTTGGATAATGTGCCAGAAGGGGTGGAAGTCGATAACGAGTTCCTACATAAAAATGTCCTGCTGCCCACACAGTATCCAAACTTAAAGACGGTTTCTGCTTTCCCTGAAGATGCGATGTTTAACGCTGAAGCGTGGCAACACTTATCGCAGAATCAGTCTTTGGATATCGTGAAGCTGCTGAAGGAAAAACTGATCGATCAGATTGCTGACGACTTCGATGTCATCATGATTGATACTGGCCCACACGTCGATCCACTGGTATGGAACGCTATGTACGCCTCAAACGCGCTACTGATTCCGTGTGCTGCGAAGCGTTTGGACTGGGCATCAACGGTTAACTTCTTCCAGCATTTGCCAACCGTTTACGAAATGTTCCCAGAAGATTGGCAGGGTCTTGAGTTTGTTCGTCTAATGCCGACTATGTTTGAAGATGACAACAAAAAGCAGGTCGCAGTATTAACCGAAATGAATTATTTATTAGGTGACCAAGTAACGATGGCGACTATTCCTCGTAGCCGCGCTTTTGAAACATGTGCTGATACCTACAGCACGGTATTTGACTTGACGACAGGCGACTTTGAAGGGGGTAAGAAAACCCTAGCGACTGCGCAAGATGCGGTGCAAAAAAGTGCATTAGAACTTGAACGAGTTCTGCATAGTCATTGGTCATCATTAAATCAGGGGTAATTAGAAAATGGCAATTAAAACTTCAGATTTAAACGCGAGATTATTTGGCAAGGCGAATAAGCGTCATGTCACTACACCGCAAGAAGCGCAACAAGCGGCGAAAGAACAAGCTCAGGTGATTGAACTTGCCGTTGCTGGTGAAGAGAAAGTTCAATTCGAATTAGTGCGTATTCCTGCTGAAAAAATAGGTGAGTCAACGGTTGTATTTGCAGAAAACGCTCGTGAGCAGTCGTTCTTAAACGAACATGCGTTATCAGATGTGTTGGTTACGTTAAAAGAGCGTGGTCAGCAATATCCAGCAGTCGGTCGTCGACGTGAAGATGGCAAGATTGAAGTCCTCGATGGTAGTCGCCGTCGCATGTCTTGTATTCTTGCAGACAAAGAGTTCATGATTTATGTCGGAGAGAATATTAGCACTGAACACGCTAAGTTCTTGTCTGACGTCGCGAACGCTCATAAACCTTTGTCTTTGTATGAGAAAGGTCGCGAGATGCTAGCTAAACTGGAAAGTGGGGAAGCTGAAGACCAAAAAGCTTTAGCCAAGATGTTCCAGTGCAGTGAAGCACTAGTGAGTGGCGCACTCAAAGCTGCTGATCTTCCGCTTGAACTTCTACAAGCTTACCCAAATGTGGCTGAGCTAGGCCGCCCAACAATCGTTAAACTGCATAAGCAATTTAATGCTTTGGAGTCAGATAAGCAGAGCAAACTTCTCAATAAGTGCAGCTCAGATGAAGGTTTTGTTTGGCAGCGTACTCAATCTCAAGGGGTGGCTCGAATCACTAAAGAAGTGACAGAAACCATCGAAGCTTGGATTGAAGAGCTATCACCAACTAAGAAATCCGCCGTGGCTAAAACAGAGTTAGTGAAGGGTCGCGCTAGCTATACCCGCAAAGGGAGCAACTTGACGTTAAACTTGAAAAAGGTTGATGACGCTTTGATGCAAGAGTTACTAGACCTAGTTGCGAAGAAGCTACACTAAGTCATCACACTCATTTATTAAGCCGCTATTTGCGGCTTTTTTTATGCCATAATATCGCTAATTCCAATCTTATCGCGCTTATGAGTTCATGACTGCAATCAAAGACTATTTTTCCAATTTACTCGCGTTATCCGCTAAGTCTAATCATCGTTATGGTGTCGTCTTACAAGGTAGTGAACATTGGCAGATGCAATGCCTCGATACGCTCTTTTCTTTGGTTGCGAGTAAGAATGTTTTCTTCCTAGGAGGTGACAGTAAACATGAAGTTGAAAAGCATGTCAGTTACAAGAAAGGCCAACAACTCTTAGGGCAGGAATGCCTATTGTTGTGCTGTGATTTCCGAGATGGGTTTGACGCCAATAGTTTCACTGCCGCAACAGGCTGTGTAAGAGGCGGCGGACTGGTGATTATTCTACCAGAGCAAGTTAGCAATCCAACGCTCGCTCACAGATGGCTAGATAACGCTTTTCACAATCTCATTTTGGTTGAAGAGGGCAGCGAGCTATCAATACCTCAGTGCGGTGGAAATCAAGCGCATGATAAGTTCAAGCAGCAAAACCAAGCCATTGAGAAGATCCTCAAAGTCGTTGAAGGGCATCGTAAGCGTCCTCTTGTGATGACTGCCGATCGTGGTAGAGGAAAAAGCAGTGCGTTGGGTATTGCTGCCGCGAAACTCATGCAAGAACGGTCTATCCATATTGTGGTGACTGCGCCGAGTTTAGCGACCGTTCAGCCAGTTTTTGAGCATGCCCAAAGGCTACTATCTCAAGCTACTGCGGATAAAGGTCGGCTTCAATTTCAGCAATCAGTGCTAGAGTTTGTCGCCCCCGATGAATTGCTTCGCAGCCAGCAAGCGTGTGATTGTTTGTTTGTCGATGAAGCATCTGCTATCCCAATCCCGATGTTGAAAACCATGGTTGAGC
This window encodes:
- a CDS encoding ParA family protein encodes the protein MKREHTIESLIQLAEKTAQVQADRIEIVLEERSDEHFPPMSKALMETRSGLTRRKLDDAISKLEESGHQFTKNNANHYSISLQEAHMLMDAAGIPKFHERKKNGDNKPWIINVQNQKGGTGKSMTAVHLAACLALNLDKRYRICLIDLDPQGSLRLFLNPQISLTDHDNIYSAVDIMLDNVPEGVEVDNEFLHKNVLLPTQYPNLKTVSAFPEDAMFNAEAWQHLSQNQSLDIVKLLKEKLIDQIADDFDVIMIDTGPHVDPLVWNAMYASNALLIPCAAKRLDWASTVNFFQHLPTVYEMFPEDWQGLEFVRLMPTMFEDDNKKQVAVLTEMNYLLGDQVTMATIPRSRAFETCADTYSTVFDLTTGDFEGGKKTLATAQDAVQKSALELERVLHSHWSSLNQG
- a CDS encoding ParB/RepB/Spo0J family partition protein; translation: MAIKTSDLNARLFGKANKRHVTTPQEAQQAAKEQAQVIELAVAGEEKVQFELVRIPAEKIGESTVVFAENAREQSFLNEHALSDVLVTLKERGQQYPAVGRRREDGKIEVLDGSRRRMSCILADKEFMIYVGENISTEHAKFLSDVANAHKPLSLYEKGREMLAKLESGEAEDQKALAKMFQCSEALVSGALKAADLPLELLQAYPNVAELGRPTIVKLHKQFNALESDKQSKLLNKCSSDEGFVWQRTQSQGVARITKEVTETIEAWIEELSPTKKSAVAKTELVKGRASYTRKGSNLTLNLKKVDDALMQELLDLVAKKLH